A genome region from Trichosurus vulpecula isolate mTriVul1 chromosome 5, mTriVul1.pri, whole genome shotgun sequence includes the following:
- the PTGES3 gene encoding prostaglandin E synthase 3 translates to MQPASAKWYDRRDYVFIEFCVEDSKDVNVNFEKSKLTFSCLGGSDNFKHLNEIDLFQYIDPNDSKHKRTDRSILCCLRKGESGQSWPRLTKERAKLNWLSVDFNNWKDWEDDSDEDMSNFDRFSEMMNNMGGDEDVDLPEVDGADDDSPDSDDEKMPDLE, encoded by the exons GCAGCCTGCTTCCGCAAAGTGGTACGATCGAAGGGACTACGTCTTTATTGAATTTTGTGTTGAAGACAGTAAAGATGTTAATGTAAATTTTGAAAAGTCCAAACTTACTTTCAG TTGTCTTGGAGGAAGtgataattttaaacatttaaatgaaATTGACCTTTTTCAGTATATCGATCCAAAT GACTCCAAGCATAAAAGAACAGACAGATCGATCTTATGTTGTTTACGGAAAGGAGAATCGGGACAGTCATGGCCAAGGTTAACAAAAGAAAGGGCAAAG CTCAACTGGCTTAGTGTGGACTTCAATAATTGGAAAGATTGGGAAGATGATTCTGATGAAGACATGTCCAATTTTGATCGCTTCTCTGAG ATGATGAACaacatgggaggtgatgaggatgTAGATTTACCAGAAGTAGATGGAGCAGATGAT gaTTCACCAGACAGTGATGATGAAa AGATGCCAGATctggagtaa